The following coding sequences lie in one Bacillota bacterium genomic window:
- a CDS encoding carbohydrate ABC transporter permease — MASFLGTQINPKKFHKSQMKFYVILLPIGLFMLLPVVYVISQAFKPLSELFLFPPRFFVSNPTFDNFTRLFRTASGTGVPMTRYLFNSIIITGLTITLTLVITLSTGYALSKKRFKSKKVLFKINQTALMFVATAVAIPRYLVVSSLGLTNSFFAHIIPYLAMPVGLFLVKQFVDQVPDELIEAAKIDGANDWDILSKIIAPLVKPALATVAILSFQMIWNSTESSNIYIIDETKKTFAFYMSTLTSSTSGPAGVGISAAAGLVMFIPNLFIFIIMQGNVMDTMSHSGIK; from the coding sequence ATGGCTAGTTTTTTAGGAACTCAAATTAATCCGAAAAAATTTCATAAATCCCAAATGAAATTTTATGTTATCTTACTTCCAATAGGATTGTTTATGCTTTTGCCTGTGGTTTATGTTATATCACAAGCGTTTAAACCGTTAAGTGAACTTTTCTTATTTCCACCGAGATTCTTTGTATCCAATCCAACGTTTGATAATTTTACAAGATTATTTAGAACCGCATCTGGTACAGGAGTACCGATGACAAGGTATTTATTTAATTCGATTATCATAACAGGACTTACAATCACCTTGACCTTAGTTATTACATTATCAACTGGATATGCGTTATCCAAAAAAAGATTTAAATCTAAAAAAGTCCTTTTTAAAATCAATCAAACCGCGTTAATGTTTGTTGCAACAGCGGTTGCTATTCCTAGATATTTAGTAGTGTCTTCTTTAGGGCTTACCAATAGTTTCTTCGCTCATATTATTCCATATCTTGCGATGCCTGTTGGCCTATTCCTTGTGAAACAGTTTGTAGATCAAGTTCCAGATGAATTGATTGAAGCAGCTAAAATTGATGGAGCAAATGATTGGGACATTTTATCAAAAATAATTGCACCTTTAGTAAAACCAGCTTTGGCAACAGTTGCAATTCTATCGTTCCAAATGATTTGGAATTCTACTGAATCATCAAACATATACATCATTGATGAAACAAAGAAGACATTCGCGTTTTATATGTCAACTTTAACTTCGTCTACTTCGGGTCCTGCAGGAGTCGGAATATCTGCTGCAGCTGGACTTGTAATGTTTATTCCAAACTTATTTATCTTTATTATCATGCAAGGTAATGTCA